A genomic region of Arachis hypogaea cultivar Tifrunner chromosome 5, arahy.Tifrunner.gnm2.J5K5, whole genome shotgun sequence contains the following coding sequences:
- the LOC112800538 gene encoding cytochrome P450 81E8 produces MSIFLYLSLLTISFLLTLKLLFKSRALKNLPPGPPYLPLIGNLHQLKQPFHRAFYELSRKYGKVFSLWFGSRLVVVVSSQTAAQECFSKNDIVLANRPHFLTGKYIGYNNTTLVLSPYGDHWRNLRRIATLEVLSTHRINSFLEIRRDEIMRLVQKLAQECSNGFNKVELRSKLSEMTFNTIMRMVSGKRYYGEDCDVTDVEEARRFRAITKELVALGGANNPGDFISVLRWFDFDGLENKLKRISKRIDSFLQGLIDEHRNGKRNTNTMIDHLLTQQQSHPEYYTDQIIKGLIMVMLLAGTDTSSVTLEWAMSNLLNHPEILERARKEIDTKIGQDHLIDESDISKLNYLQNIVYETFRLHPAAPLLVPHLSSEDCTLEGYKVPQNTIVLVNAWAIHRDPKLWSDDSTQFKPERFEKEGEINNLLTFGIGRRACPGANLAQRTVNLTLGLLIQCFEWERTTHAEIDMAEGKGLTVSRKIPLEAMCKVRDPFATKAII; encoded by the exons ATGTCCATTTTCCTATATCTCTCACTCCTCACAATCTCCTTCCTTCTCACTTTGAAGCTATTATTCAAATCAAGAGCACTCAAAAACCTTCCTCCAGGTCCACCATATCTTCCCCTTATTGGAAACCTCCACCAACTCAAGCAACCATTCCACCGCGCTTTCTATGAGCTGTCACGAAAATATGGCAAAGTCTTCTCCCTATGGTTCGGTTCCCGCCTTGTGGTTGTCGTTTCATCACAAACGGCAGCGCAAGAATGCTTCTCCAAAAACGACATCGTTCTTGCAAACCGTCCTCACTTTCTCACTGGAAAGTACATCGGCTACAACAACACCACCCTCGTGCTTTCCCCTTACGGAGATCACTGGCGCAACCTCCGCCGCATCGCAACGCTTGAGGTTCTCTCAACGCACCGCATCAACTCGTTCTTGGAAATCCGAAGAGACGAGATCATGAGGCTCGTGCAGAAGCTGGCTCAGGAATGTTCCAACGGCTTTAACAAAGTGGAGCTCAGATCTAAGTTATCGGAAATGACCTTCAACACTATAATGAGAATGGTTTCTGGAAAACGATACTACGGTGAGGATTGTGACGTCACTGATGTTGAAGAAGCAAGGAGATTCAGAGCAATAACCAAGGAGTTGGTGGCTTTGGGAGGAGCAAACAACCCTGGAGATTTCATATCAGTGCTTCGGTGGTTCGATTTTGATGGTTTGGAGAACAAATTAAAGAGGATTAGTAAAAGAATTGATTCTTTTTTACAAGGGCTTATTGATGAACATCGCAATGGCAAGAGAAACACTAACACCATGATTGATCATCTTCTAACTCAGCAACAGTCGCATCCTGAGTACTACACAGATCAAATCATCAAAGGACTTATTATG GTTATGCTGCTTGCTGGAACAGACACATCATCTGTGACTTTAGAATGGGCAATGTCTAATTTGTTAAACCATCCAGAAATACTAGAAAGGGCAAGAAAAGAAATAGACACAAAGATTGGACAAGATCACCTTATAGACGAGTCTGACatatcaaaactcaattatcttcaaAACATAGTGTACGAGACATTTCGATTGCATCCTGCAGCACCATTATTGGTTCCACATCTTTCTTCAGAGGATTGCACCTTGGAAGGATATAAGGTACCGCAAAACACAATTGTATTGGTGAATGCTTGGGCTATTCATAGAGATCCCAAATTGTGGAGTGACGACTCTACACAATTTAAGCCTGAGAGGTTTGAAAAGGAAGGTGAAATAAACAATCTACTAACATTTGGAATAGGGAGAAGGGCGTGTCCAGGAGCCAATTTGGCACAACGTACAGTGAATTTGACATTAGGGTTGTTGATTCAGTGTTTTGAATGGGAGCGAACAACACATGCAGAAATTGATATGGCTGAAGGAAAAGGACTTACcgtgtcaaggaaaattccctTGGAAGCAATGTGTAAGGTGCGTGATCCATTTGCAACGAAGGctattatttaa